Genomic window (Coraliomargarita sinensis):
AGTCACCCTGTAGCCATATCTTCTGGATGATTTTTTCCGAAATAGAAAAAGGGCCGTAGAGGCCCTGAACTTCCTGCACAGCAATAGTCGGCATATGATGATTAGACAGCGGAGGGTCCGCCCGGTCAATGATCAGAAATTAATGTCCAGACCGTTACGAAATGCCTTGGCGTTTTCTGCATTCCGCCGGATCGCATCCTGCTCAAGTCTTTTCTCACAACCCCGGGCCCATTCCATCAACTCTTGCGGACGAAGCGCAATTGCACCGGCTGACCGAGTCGCCTCGCGCACAAGATTGTCATTGCTGGCTACTGTCACTTTTCCGGGATCATGGGCCCGACGAACAATCCGCTCAATCACTCCGTCCGCCGTCAAGTCAGAGGGGGCGTAGAGATACTCGAAAGATTTCTTACCGAAGGGGTGCTCCACTTCCAGTTTGTCATTACGGCTGTCGAGCACCATCGCGACTCGGACCGCTTCAGCATCGTGTATTGCGCGGACGATTTCGGCCAACCGATCACAAGCGGCATCCTGCCCCTCCTGGAGAAGGCGACGCAGCGAATCCGTCGCATAGATGACGTTGTAGGCATCAACCAATAAATAGCGGCCTGCTGACATTCCGTCAGGCTGGATAAACAGTTACCGAAAGAAAAGCCTATTACCCGACGATTTGTCTAACGCATCGCCGGATCAATGAAGCCTGCAACTTTCCAGGTGTGGTTTTCCTTTTCCAGCTGAGCAGTGTGCCGCACGCGAATCTCACGGTCCCCCCAAATGCCGGTCTGCCCACCGGAACTTACCCGGGATACCTGCTCCACAACCAGAGACGATGACTTGCCGTCTCTAGCCAGTTTCTGGCTAATCACCTCAAAATAGGTAAAGAGAACCCGTGCGCCTTGGTATACCTTCCGACGCTCTTCATTGTTACGGAAGGTTTCTGCGGCCAGTTCTTTATTGGACACCTTACGAACCCCGTGATGGTCATTTTCCATAACAGCCTTGGCGAAACGCTTGTAAGCCACCACGTCACCACTGGTGTGCACTTTCACGTAATCCAACCCGTAATATCCGGCGGTTAGCGCAAGCATCCAAAACAATAATTTCTTTAGACCTAACATGACTCGTATTCGTTGCAATCAGCATACTTCAGAACACTTCCGAGTAAAGTCGCTAAATGCCATAAATTAGGCTTTAACAATGACTTAGCCTAAAATTAACAAGCCATTAACGCGCCCTAGTCACTGTCACCCGAGCTATCTAAGGTTTACCCCTCAGTCGACGATAGACCATTTTCGACAACTTCGGACAAGCTCTGCTGCAACGAAGATCGGTCGAATTCGCATTCACCTCCGCTGGTCAGATCGCGGACCTTCACCATCCCCTTGGCCAATTCATCCGCTCCGTAAATCAAAACAAAGCGCGCACCGGATTGATTCGCGGCCTTGAACTGCTTGCCAAAGCCTTGATCCTTGAGGGGATAATTGACCCGGTAACCGATGGATCGGAGCATGGCTGCATCCAGCATGGCCGCCTTGCGCTCCTCGGGCCCACCAATGACCAGCATAAAATCAGGAGCATCCAGAATCTCGGGGAGCAAATCTTTTGACTCCAAAAGGTCTACGAGGGTCACATCCCCCATGGCAAAACCGACAGCCGGCATATCCGGACCTCCGAGCTTTTTGACCAGCGCATCATATCGACCGCCACCGGCAAGGGCGCGTCCCTGGCCGCTGGCTTCAAAAGCCTCAAAAACAAAGCCGGTGTAGTAGGCCAGTCCACGTACGATGCCCAAATCAATTTTAAGATAGTCCGAGAGTCCTGCTGACTCGATGTTTTCCATCAACAAGGTCCAATCCGAAAGGCGTTGCTCCGCCGCTGTCTTGCGCTCCCCTTCCAGCGGCAAACTTTCGATAAAGGCCCGCAGAGTATCAAAATCGTGGATGGCGATAACACGCTCCACTTTTTCAAGAAATTGCTCTGCATTCGCGCCGATAATAGGTATCAGTTTTTCGAGGGCCTTGGCTCGGTCCGTCCGTTCCAGCTTATCCACGATTCCCAACACGTCTGCACTGGCAGCTTCATCCAGACCTTCCGAGGCCAGCATGAGCAGCCATAAGTCGCGGTCACTCAGGCGGACCTTGAAATCAGTATGATTGAGCCCGAAGGATTGTAATGACTGGACCAACTGGCAAATCAGCTCGGCATCAGCGGCGGGGCCGGGCTCACCGAAAATATCGACATTAAACTGATAGAAGGCACGCAGGCGCCCTTTCTGCGGCCGTTCATAGCGATAGTGCTCACCGATGTTGAACCACTTGACCGGTCGCTTCAAGCTGTTGGCTTTTGCCGCAATCAAGCGGGCAAGCGAGGGCGTCATTTCCGGGCGCAGCGCCACGGCGCGTCCCCCGCGGTCCTCAAAATTGAAAAGCTGGCCGACAATTTCCTCACCGGACTTCTCTATGTAAAGTTCCAGCGGCTCCAGAACCGGTGCGTCATACTCGCTGAAACAGTAGGCGCGCGCAACCTTGCGCCAATGCGAAAAGATGTAGTTTCTCCGGCTGCAGACTTCCGGATAAAACTCCCTGAATCCGGGTAGCGATTCAAATTGCATGTCGTGCCTTTTCGGCGGGGTTGCTCAAGATTCAGCTCCCGGCTTCAGTCGCATCCACATCAAGATCCGCCAGATTGGCTTTGAGCTCTTTACCTGCCTTGAATTTGATGACAGCACGCTTCGGAATGACGACATCCGTCTCCGGCTTGTTGGGGTTGCGCCCGATGCGGGACTTACGGATTTGCACCTCAAACACGCCGAAATTGCGCAATTCCACATTGCGGCCCTCGCTCAGGGCCTTGGCAATCGCATCTAGCGTAAGTTGCACAGTTTCACGGACTTCCTTCTGCGGAAATTCCGTTTTTTCATAAATGTCGAGGACGATATCGCGTTTGGTAAGATTCTTGGACATGCTCTGATTACTTCTAGAACTTGCGAATGGAAAATCAAAAGTTATTGTTGCTGCGATACTTCTGATGGGAAATAGCCTGTCAAACCAGAAACATGAAAGATAAAGAACCACCCAACCCTTTTGAGGAAATTCAGAAACAACTGAAGGACCTCTTTAAAGATACCAACGTCAAAGTATCCACGCACGCCTACGACCCATCAGGTGAGACGGAGGACGACGAAGCCTCGCCCCCGCCTTCCGGGTACGACAAAAACGAGGAGGCGATGGAGCTAATTCGCAATTTTCGCCTCAAGCCGAAAGAGATCCGGGATCACCTCAATCGATTCGTCATCCGGCAGAACGATGCTAAGAAAGTCCTTTCCGTTGCCATCTGCGACCACTACAACCACGTGCGCCGGCTCCTCAGTGGCAAATCCGGCATGGCGACTGAGTACACCAAACAAAACATCCTGCTTCTGGGACCCACCGGTGTCGGTAAAACCTATCTGATCAAGAATATCGCACGACTGATCGGCGTCCCCTTCGTCAAGGCGGATGCCACCAAGTTTTCCGAGACCGGCTATGTCGGCTCGGATGTCGAAGACCTTGTGCGGGATCTGGTCAAAGCGGCCGATGGTGACATCGAACTGGCGGAAAACGGCATCATTTTCGTGGATGAAATCGATAAAATCGCCGGCGAAGCCGGCGCTGGCGGCCGGGATGTCTCCGGCCGTGGTGTGCAGATCAACCTGCTCAAACTGATGGAGGAAACGGAAGTGAACCTCTTCAGCCCCACCGACATGATGTCGCAGATGCAAGCCGTCATGGAAATGCAGCGTGGGGGTAAGCCCAAAAAGCGCACGATCAACACAAGCAATATTCTCTTCATTGTCAGCGGCGCCTTCGACAAGTTGGCGGAATCGATCAAAAAGCGTGTGTCCAGCAACGAACTGGGATTCGGCGCTGCTCGCAGCGCAGCGGACGAGGACACCGCGCTTTATCTGAATCAGGCGGAAACACAGGACTTCATCAAATACGGCTTCGAACCCGAGTTTATCGGACGCGTGCCGGTTCGTGTCGCCTGCAGCTCTCTCTCTGCCGACGATTTGGCACATATCATGACCACCTCGGAAGGCAGCGTTCTCCACCAGTACCGTGACGATTTCAGTGGATACGGCATTGATTTCGATATTACACCGGAAGCGATTGTCGCGATTGCCGAAGAAGCGAGCAAGGAAGGCACGGGGGCCCGCGGACTTTTGACCGTATTGGAACGCATCTTCCGGGACTTTAAATTTGAACTTCCGTCCACTGCGATCAGGCGCTTCGAAGTCAGCCCGGCGATGATCGCCGACCCAACAACCTACCTAAAGAAATTGAAAGAGAACAACGCCCACCTTCAGCACGACGTCTACGTTGACGACATCAAGCACTACTCCGTATCTTTCGAAAAAGCCCACGGGTTCACGCTGGAGTTCAAGCCGCTGGCTATCGACGCCTTGATCAAGGAGTCGACCGAGAAAGACCAGACGATCCAATCCCTCTGCGAGGAGAAGTTTCGGGACTTTGAACACGGCTTGAACATCATTAACCGGAACACCGGACAAACCGTTTTCAAGATCGGCAAGCTGGCCATTGAGGATCCCGACAAGGAACTATCCAAATGGGTGGTCCGCAGCATTGAAACGGTGAAACGGGAACAGCAGTCCTAACAGGAATCCACCCATAATTCCTGACACTCTCACTTTCACTCTCACTTTCACTTTCAATTTTCATGCCAGAAGGTAAGGCGGTTAGCCAAATGTTTGCCGGTATCGCGGGGCGCTACGATCTCGCCAATCATCTACTCAGCGGAGGTATTGATTTCTACTGGCGTCGAATCCTTACCCGCAAGGTGGAGGCTTTTGCTCCGAAAGACGTTGTCGACTTGGCAACGGGTAGCGGCGATGTGGCCTTCAAGCTGCGTGACCGCCTCGGCACGGAAGTACCGGTTACCGGCCTCGACTTTTGTGAACCGATGCTCGATGAAGCTCGGGAGAAGCGACAGAAGAATCCCCTCTACCGTGACCTCCGCTTCGATTTTGGCGACTGTATGGCCCTGCCTCTGGAGGACAATTCAATCGATGCCGTCACCATCTCTTTCGGCGTGCGCAATTTTGAAGACCGCCAAAAAGGGCTGAAGGAAATTCTACGGGTCCTCCGTCCCGGCGGGCGCCTCTACGTGCTGGAATTTTCCCAGCCCGATCGCGGGTTCCGTCCAGTCTATTACTTCTATCTCAAATATATCCTGCCCTGGGTGGCTGCCATCGCGACTGGGGACAAAAGCGCATATGACTATCTCGCCGGAACCATCGAGAACTTTCCCACGAAAGAAGCGCTCGCCGAGCAGCTTAAGCTGGCAGGTTTCGAAACAGTTGATGCCGACGGGCTGACCTTTTCCATTGTTGCGATTCACGAAGCAACCAAGGCCAGTCCGGCAGTATCCGGGTCGCGTGAATAAAGCTGCCAAGACTTCCAGCATGCCTCGTAGCACAGGCACCCCGTCTGTGCCTTTACGCAAGAGACGAAGCGGTGTGTCTAATGTTAAAATCTGCTGAGGAAATCTGTTATTATTGAAGCAGGTGGCAATCAAAGGCACTCCGCCTACGCTCAACGAGGCTTCCGTCTTCACTGGGTTACCCCGGACAAGACGGCGTGACATGTATCGTGCCATCGCGACAAGTAATCATTCTGATCAAGCTTTTTTGCCAGATGGGGTGAGCAGGCGCATTGGTCATTGCCTCTCAGTGTGATATTAAATTAGCTGCGCTGATGAAACTCGAACAAGGACAAATCTGGAAAACCAATCCGGAAACCCACAGCCACAACGGGAAGCCGCTCTATCTTCGGATCGTCCAACTCGAACGTTTGTCCGTCGACTACAAAGAAATGCACGACCCCAAAACCGGCAATGGTCAGCATAAACACGCGACCAAGAAACAATTTTGCCGAATGATAAAGGGCGCCGAGCTTTCAGAAGGCTAGCTCAGGCTGAGCGAAACTACGTTCTCGATATGCCGCGTGTGTGGAAATAAGTCGAAGGGCTGGATACGGGTGATCTGATACCCCCCCGCGATAAATTCCTTCAGGTCACGTGCCTGGGTGGCCGGATCACAGGAAACATAAACCAGCCGCTGCGGGCGATAGGCGAGTAGTTGCTGCCGGAAGCTTTCGTCACAACCCTTCCGGGGCGGATCGATGACCATGGCAGTTTCTCCGGCCGGAAATTTCAAGCCGTTGAAAATTGCTTCGGCCTTACCGATCACGAAACGGGCATTCTTCACGTTGCTGATTTTGGCGTTGGCCTGCGCCCAACGGACCGCAGGTTCGCTGATCTCGACACCGGCGACTTGTTCAAAATTTTTCGCCGTGGACAATGCAAAGAGCCCCACTCCACAATAAGCGTCCACCAGATAGCGGGCACCTTCCGAAGCCGCCTCGGCGGCCACATACTCGACCAGCTCGGGCAGGATGTAGGGATTATTTTGGAAAAACTCGCCCGCCTTAAACTGAAAGCAGACCTCGCCCACGCGCTCGGAAACGATCTCCTGCGGATCGGTGACGACTCCTTCGAGAACATGCCGCATCAGTAGCGTACCGCCACGCTTACGGCGTTTTTTACCTCCGGCACGACGGGCTTCTTCGCGCGCTTCCGGCAGAGCCTCGTTGATCGCTTCCGTCGCGATGGGGCATTGCTGGACGTCAACGATCTGGTTGCGCCGCCCGTATTGCAGAAAGCCGATCGGTTGGCGCCCTTCTTTGTCCGGACGATTGTAATGCGGCGTAATCTTGGAACGATAGTGATAGACCTGCGGGGAGCCGTGGGCCAATTCAACAGGATGATCAATCCCACCGAGTTTTTGCATCAATTCTTCAACATGACCGGTCTTTTCCTTCAACTGCTGCCCGTATTCAATATGCTGATACTGACAGCCACCACAGGTTTGGTAGAGCGGACATTTGGGCTCCACCCGTTCCGGAGAAGGTTCTATGACCTCGATCAGATCCGCATCGGAATAATTTTGGAAATTTCGAAAGATCCGCGCCCGTACCTTTTCACCGGGAATCACATAAGGCACCATAACGACCCATCCGTCGACGCGCGCCAGCCCCATCCCCAGGTTGGTGAGGCGTTCGATGGTTAATTCCAGCTCTTGGTGGTACTCGAAGGGTTCCGCCACGAAATTTTTTGGCACTTGCATCCGCATGGCCTCGACTATGCAAAAGCATCCTGCAATAAAAAAAGTTCAACCAGCGATGACCGAGCCCTACATTCAAAGCCGCCAAAACGACCAGGTGAAGAATCTGGTCAAGCTGCGCGAGCGAAAGCACCGGGACCGGCAGGAGCGTTTTCTGGTGGAGGGCCTGCGCGAAATAAGTCACGCCATCGGAGCGAACTACCAGTTGGAGGACCTCTATTACTGCCCGGAATTCTTCCCCGGAGAAGACCATGCCACATTCATCAGCAAAGTACGTCAAAATGACACCCCTCGCCTGACACGTTTGAGCGAGGAAGCCTTCAGCAAAGCCAGTTTACGCGAGGGATCGGACGGTTTACTCGCGGTGGCACGACAGGAAGGGACCGCCCTCTCCCAATTGAAGCTGCCGGCTGCGCCTCTCCTTCTCGTCCTGGAAGGCATCGAAAAACCGGGAAATCTGGGAGCCATCCTGCGTAGTGCGGATGGTGCTGGAGTCGATGCCGTCATTCTCGTGGATTGTGTGCTGGATCTCTACAATCCGAATGCGATTCGCTCTTCCCAAGGACTTGTATTTGCCCTGCCTATCGTTCAGGCGGAAAAAGATACTTTGGCCAAATGGCTGAGCGATCACTCCATTCTGATGCTTGCCTCCACACCGGACACGAAGCTGATGCATTGGGACGTTGACATGCGCGGACCGACCGTCCTCTTCATGGGAAGCGAGAGTCACGGTCTCAGTGACTACTGGCTGAAACGTGCCACGGAAAAGATCCGCATTCCCATGCAGGGCCGGGCTGATTCACTCAATGTTGCCGCAGCTACCGCTGTTTGCCTGTACGAAGCCAGACGCCAGCGGAAAAACAGCTAACTTATGTTTTTATCCTGACGGACCACTTCAAGAATGACCTCACGAAGGTTCCTGAGCTTGACCGGTTTCGGAAGAAAATAATTCATCCCCGCGCGCTTGAATTTGCTTTCGTCAGAAAGCGTATTGAAGGCCGTGACGGCAACGATCGGAACCTTGGTGCCAAACTCCCCGGACTCACCGTTGCGCAAGGCAATCGCCGCGCTGACACCGTCCATGATCGGCATATCAATATCCATTAAAATCATGTCGTAAGAACTGTTTGATTGGCTGACCAAATCGAGGACCTCCCGGCCGTTGGTCGCAAATGTAGCCTCCTGCCCCATGTTTTTAAGCACCGTAGACATAAGACTACGGGCGATCGGATCATCTTCTGCGACAAGGATCGACAGACTCATTGGCAATTGCTTGACCGCTTTGAGCGGTTTCGTCTTGGTCTCAAATGACAGCCCACCGATGGGCATTTTTTCGGTAGGCGAAGCTTTCATGCTTTCCATTTCAAAAGAAATCAATGTTTCCACCCCACCACTGACTTCATCAGGCCGCGAAAACATTGCGCCTCTATATTTTTCCAGCAGTAAAGAAGACACCGCCCAGTAAAGATACTCCATCTTGATGCGGGAATGATTTTCACCCGTCGTCAGACCGCCGGCCGTGCGTATGTTTTTTCGGCGGTCTTCTGAGTAATTCTCATATGGGTTTCGCATGCGAATACGCATCTCGCCGTCGCTACACTCCCAACTGATCGTCAGCGGCTTCGTCCCGGAAGGAATGTTCACCAGGGAAACACACTCCAAAGACCCCAAAATCGCATTTTCGACAATATTTTTCAAGTGATCGTAATCCCCGCGCAAGCGAGTCACCCTATCCTGATGCTCCAATTGAATACTTAAGCCACGCAAACCTGCTCGGAAGGAAAGATGGCGCTTAATTTGCTCCATCAGCTCAAAGGGGCTGACCCATTCCCGGTACTCAGGCAAATCCTCCCATTCCGACTGTATTTTGGAGTGGTTTAACATCGCCGTGATAACGGAAAGCATGTGCCGGGCACAGCCTTCGATAGCTTCGAGGTCGTCATCATTACGCTCTTGGTTGAGCATCTGGGCTATCCCCAGCAAACCGTTCAAAGGAGTACGCAACTCGTGTGAAAGCGTCGCGAACATCGCATCCGAGCCAACCCGGCTAGCTTCGCTGACGATAATCGGACGATCGTCATCCCGGGGTTGGACTGAAAGGTCTGATCGAGCCGTCCTTAATTGAGACCACAGTATGATAACCGCAACCAACAGACCAATAAAAAGCAAAGCGCTGACCAGCGTGATTAGGAGTAGTGGGGACACGCGAAAAACAAGAAATGAGATCGAATCTTGGGTCAAATCCTAAGGAATTTGTGCGCGGCTAAAACCCACGCTCTTTAAGATCGCTTATGGTCTGGTTAAGCGCGTCTTTCATCGTGTACCCCAGTGCAACTCCCAAGTCGTGCTCTGCCTGCGCACAATCAAAGTAATGATCCTTCGCGAGCTCGACCGCCACGAAACGGGTGATTGGAGGTTCGCCGGACCTGTTGAACAATTTCCAGACCAATTCGCCCACACCTCCTGCCGCATAGGCCAAGGGCAGAGGAATCTTTTTTGTCAGTGGCGGGTGTCCGAGTCCTTCCAGTACCTGATTCAACCAAGGCCAGATTTCGACCGGTTGTCCCTGCGAAATAAAATAGGCCTGCCCGGCCCCGCGCCCGGAATCGAGTGCATCGAAGGCGGCGAGATGGGCTGCCGCCACGTCTTTGACAAAAGACACATCCACCCGGTTGCGGCCGTCGCCTACGATTTTCAAACGCCCGGCTTTAACGCTCTCCACCACGCGGGGCAGCAGATGCGGGTCTCCCGGCCCGAAAACCAGATGGGGCCGCAGTGCGACCACTTTCAACGAATCCGTATTGGCAGCCAGTACTTCCTGCTCGGCGATTGCTTTGGTATGGGCGTAATGACAGAGCCAGTTCTTCCCATAGGGCAACTCGTTCCCCTGCCCCCTGAACGGTTGACGATTAAAGACCACGCTGGGCGTGCTGGTGTAAACCAGACGAGTGACCCCGTGCGCCTGACAGGCTTCGACCACGTTTTTGGTGCCGACGACATTGGCCTGATAATAGCTGTCCCATGAGCCCCAAACCCCCGCCTTGGCCGCAACATGAAACACCGCGTCAACTCCGGCAACGGCATCGGAAACAGACTGATTATCGGCAAGATCGCCACAGATAACCTCAACTCCCTTTGCTTCAAGCTTAGGCTGGGGAGAGCGCCCCAGACTTCTCACCGCATAGCCACGCGCAAGCAACAGATCGACAATATACCCGCCGACAAAGCCGCCCCCACCGGTCACTAAAATCTTCATGCCCTGAATTAGAAGAAGCCAACAAGCGAGTGCGAGCCCCGAGTCATACCAATTCTTTGTTTCACTCCGCTCATGCTCCTTCTATCGCAGAGGCTCAGGCTTCAATTTTCCATTGAGTACTTCTCCGCAAGCGACAAGCGATGAATCTTCGCGTTGTGCCGCACATCGACGGGGAACGATTTTTCGAAAAAGAATCGCTCAATACACTGTGTCACCGCGTTTGCTCGAGCCAGTTGTCCAAGCTCTGAACAGAATTCTTCCTTATCCGCTTCGCTCGATGGATAATGCCCTGGTTCGGGCTCAATCACGACAGCCGGATGACCACCGCCGGTATCGATCAAGGCCGAGCGATAAACTTTGGCATGCTGGTTAAAAATAGCCTCGCAGCAATCCGTGTAGAGGGGACCGTTTTGGGTCAGCACCCGCTCGACCATGCGACCACAAAACCAGATACGGCCCGCTGCGTCGAATTTACCAAGGTCCCCCATGCGGTGCCAGTGCCCTTCGCCATCTGCAATTTTTGATCGGGCATCCGCTTCCGGAAGCTTGTCATACCCCCGGGTCACCGAAGGCCCTTTGACAATCAGCTCACCCACTTCTCCAGCATGAAGCACTTTCGACCCCTCGATCGACTCGATGGGGCCATTGGAGGCTTCAATCACTCTAACCTCAACCCCGGGCAAAGGCTTCCCCACACAAGTGCCTTCTCCCCGACGGGTTTGTGCAGCCGTATGCTTCAGCACTTCACTGGCAGATATGGAACTTACCGGCAGGGCTTCGGTGGCGCCATAGGGCGTATGAATCTCCCCGTTCGGAATGACCGCCTGCATTCTTTCCATCAAAGCCGGCGGAACGGGGGCACCGGCCATCAGGATACGTTTTACACTCGGTAAAGTCACCTCCCGCGCCTCGCAGTAACGAGCAATTATTGTCCACAGCGCGGGTGAACCGAAGCTGTTACTCACTTGATTTTGCTGGATGGCGCGGACGATTTTTTCCGGATCGACCGTCGCCGGACGGCTCGGATTCATTTCCGGGACGATCGTGCACATGCCCAGAGCCGGATTGAACAGAGCAAAAACGGGAAGCATGGGCAAGTCCACCTCCCCCGGCCCAATCCCATACTGCGAGCGAATGGCTTCGACCTGGGCCATGAACATCCCATGTTCATAAAGAACGCCTTTGGCGGGTCCGGTCGAACCGGATGTGAAAAGTATGGCAGCAAGCTCGTCAGACGCCGAATCGGCCACGGGATAAGCATCCCCCCGTGCATCCGATAACAACTTCCGGGAAAAACCGCGGTTCACCGTTACCTTGACGCGAACGCCAGCAAAGCTCGAGCGGAAGATGCGCGAAATCCAGATCGCAGCCGGTATGCCGACAATGGCTTCAGGACGGGAATGTCGCACACATTTCAAAAACCGCCTCAGGCCCATTCCTGGATCGATCACGATGGGAACGGCCCCAATTTTAAAAAGCGCAAAGACAATCCGGATCAAATCCAAGCCGGGCTTCACCATAAGCAGCACGCGGGTGCCTCGACAGACACCAAGTTCAGACAGGTAATGCGCGACTGCCGATGCGTCAGCCTCCAATTCGGCAAAACTTCGGGAAATATATTTTATCGAGCCTTCAGCCTCACGACCATCGGGTGCACGCACAGCAGGACCGTCCGGCTGACGACGGGCCTGTGCGGCAAGAAAGTGAGCAACGTTGTGCGGCATGGCCCCGAGGAAGAAGGAATTTTGAAAAGGTGGAAAGCCTCAATCGCCAACCTGACGCGTCGACGTCGCAGGCTCATGGTTCTGCCGGCAAGGGATGAAAGATCAATTTTGGAGAAACTGAGTGTGCCGATCAAAATCCTTGACCTGTAAAGGCTGCGCTTGCGCATGCCTGGATGCGCAAAAATTCATACAAAGCCTATATACGGGAAAACCTGAACAAAAAACCCGATGTATCGGTGTTATTCGGCCTTGGAATACTGGCATGCGCAAGCGCAGCTCCACTGATGATACAAAAAACGGCCACCCCGCGAGGAGTGGCCGTTCGTTGATTGCTAGAGAATTCTCTCCGTCAGGCTTAGAGCGCTTCAGCACCGGATTCGTCGGTGCGGATACGAATCGCACTTTCGACCGGAAGGACGAAGACCTTGCCGTCTCCGATCTTGCCCGTCTTGGCGGCCTTGACGATTGCTTCCGTGGTCTTCTCGGAGTCGGCGTCATCAACGACGATCTCGATCATAACCTTGGGAAGGAAGTCGACGGTGTATTCACTGCCACGGTAGATCTCGGTGTGGCCTTTTTGGCGACCGAAGCCTTTTACTTCCGTGACTGTCATACCTTCGATGCCGATGTCGGCGAGAGCTTCTTTAACCTCTTCAAGTTTGAAGGGCTTTATAACTGCTTTTACCAATTTCATAATATTATTCTGTAATGGTTGTGTGGTTAATTGGCTAGGCGAAACTTAGCGGGAGCTCGCTGCGAAATCAGGATAAGCTTCCTGGCCGTGCTCACCGATGTCGAGACCTTCAGCCTCTTCCTCGGGAGAAACACGAATACCGATGGTTACCTTCAGGATACCGAAGAGGATAATCGAGAAGATGAATGCAGCGGCGGAAACGGCAAGCGTACCGATAAGCTGTGTCATGAAGACAGCACCACCGAAAATACCGACAGCGATAGTACCCCAGATACCACAGACACCGTGTACGGAGATGGCACCAACCGGATCGTCGATCTTAATCTTATCGAAGAAGATAATCGAGAAGACGACAATCACACCGGCGATAGCGCCGACGATGATGGAAGCACCAGGCCCCATGGCATCGGCACCGGCAGTGATACCGACAAGACCGGCAAGGATGCCGTTAAGCGCCATCGAAAGGTCGGGTTTCTTGAGGAAGACCCAGGAAACGACGATCGAAGCGAGTGCGCCTGCGGTTGCGGCCAGAGCGGTCGTGGTGAATACCAGACCAAGACCAGCGGGGTTGGCCGAAAG
Coding sequences:
- a CDS encoding hybrid sensor histidine kinase/response regulator, with protein sequence MSPLLLITLVSALLFIGLLVAVIILWSQLRTARSDLSVQPRDDDRPIIVSEASRVGSDAMFATLSHELRTPLNGLLGIAQMLNQERNDDDLEAIEGCARHMLSVITAMLNHSKIQSEWEDLPEYREWVSPFELMEQIKRHLSFRAGLRGLSIQLEHQDRVTRLRGDYDHLKNIVENAILGSLECVSLVNIPSGTKPLTISWECSDGEMRIRMRNPYENYSEDRRKNIRTAGGLTTGENHSRIKMEYLYWAVSSLLLEKYRGAMFSRPDEVSGGVETLISFEMESMKASPTEKMPIGGLSFETKTKPLKAVKQLPMSLSILVAEDDPIARSLMSTVLKNMGQEATFATNGREVLDLVSQSNSSYDMILMDIDMPIMDGVSAAIALRNGESGEFGTKVPIVAVTAFNTLSDESKFKRAGMNYFLPKPVKLRNLREVILEVVRQDKNIS
- a CDS encoding NAD-dependent epimerase/dehydratase family protein, whose amino-acid sequence is MKILVTGGGGFVGGYIVDLLLARGYAVRSLGRSPQPKLEAKGVEVICGDLADNQSVSDAVAGVDAVFHVAAKAGVWGSWDSYYQANVVGTKNVVEACQAHGVTRLVYTSTPSVVFNRQPFRGQGNELPYGKNWLCHYAHTKAIAEQEVLAANTDSLKVVALRPHLVFGPGDPHLLPRVVESVKAGRLKIVGDGRNRVDVSFVKDVAAAHLAAFDALDSGRGAGQAYFISQGQPVEIWPWLNQVLEGLGHPPLTKKIPLPLAYAAGGVGELVWKLFNRSGEPPITRFVAVELAKDHYFDCAQAEHDLGVALGYTMKDALNQTISDLKERGF
- a CDS encoding fatty acid CoA ligase family protein, whose protein sequence is MPHNVAHFLAAQARRQPDGPAVRAPDGREAEGSIKYISRSFAELEADASAVAHYLSELGVCRGTRVLLMVKPGLDLIRIVFALFKIGAVPIVIDPGMGLRRFLKCVRHSRPEAIVGIPAAIWISRIFRSSFAGVRVKVTVNRGFSRKLLSDARGDAYPVADSASDELAAILFTSGSTGPAKGVLYEHGMFMAQVEAIRSQYGIGPGEVDLPMLPVFALFNPALGMCTIVPEMNPSRPATVDPEKIVRAIQQNQVSNSFGSPALWTIIARYCEAREVTLPSVKRILMAGAPVPPALMERMQAVIPNGEIHTPYGATEALPVSSISASEVLKHTAAQTRRGEGTCVGKPLPGVEVRVIEASNGPIESIEGSKVLHAGEVGELIVKGPSVTRGYDKLPEADARSKIADGEGHWHRMGDLGKFDAAGRIWFCGRMVERVLTQNGPLYTDCCEAIFNQHAKVYRSALIDTGGGHPAVVIEPEPGHYPSSEADKEEFCSELGQLARANAVTQCIERFFFEKSFPVDVRHNAKIHRLSLAEKYSMEN
- a CDS encoding P-II family nitrogen regulator, translated to MKLVKAVIKPFKLEEVKEALADIGIEGMTVTEVKGFGRQKGHTEIYRGSEYTVDFLPKVMIEIVVDDADSEKTTEAIVKAAKTGKIGDGKVFVLPVESAIRIRTDESGAEAL